One region of Candidatus Zymogenus saltonus genomic DNA includes:
- a CDS encoding radical SAM protein: METDNIEKGVATCETSDPVDISYVPKIPKTPMSLFVSITSRCNQACKHCAVYSDDFSYGPDLTTDQWLDFIDEIERLKVLRVKISGGEPFVREDFYDILDALYGKPLRISLNTNATLIDKEGAERLTKYRRKMDDIMVSIDGATPGSHDLLRGIGAFEAALNGIEHLIRFGHDVSAYCTVTRLNFKELRAAAKLAGETGISSMKFNYLLYEGRGLKYMEELKLNALEVKGIVEELKKIRADYPFISGTFFEMDDIFEGIRNIKQYDLKDYDPDTHFLSGCGALRNQCAIRPDGWAVPCDRLPEITAGNILNTPLDIIWRESETFVEFRRRFSTPVTSLSTCKDCRYAPLCTAGCPASAYYTYGTMLARDPFCCYKLYSEELKDGVG, encoded by the coding sequence ATGGAAACAGATAATATAGAAAAGGGCGTTGCGACGTGCGAGACTTCGGACCCTGTAGACATATCATATGTCCCGAAGATACCAAAGACACCGATGTCCCTCTTTGTTTCGATCACATCGAGGTGCAACCAGGCGTGCAAGCACTGCGCCGTCTACTCGGACGACTTCAGTTACGGCCCTGACCTCACAACGGATCAGTGGCTCGATTTCATTGACGAGATAGAGAGGCTCAAGGTCTTGAGGGTAAAGATCAGCGGGGGGGAACCTTTCGTCCGGGAGGATTTCTACGATATCCTGGACGCCCTTTACGGCAAGCCCTTGAGGATTTCCCTGAACACGAACGCAACGCTGATAGACAAGGAGGGGGCCGAGAGGCTCACCAAGTACAGGAGGAAGATGGACGACATAATGGTCAGCATCGACGGGGCTACCCCAGGCTCCCATGACCTCCTGAGGGGAATCGGGGCTTTCGAGGCGGCCCTTAACGGGATCGAGCACCTTATACGATTCGGGCACGATGTCAGCGCCTACTGCACCGTAACCCGGCTCAATTTCAAAGAGCTTAGGGCCGCAGCAAAACTAGCGGGAGAGACGGGAATTTCGAGCATGAAGTTCAACTACCTGTTATACGAGGGGCGGGGCCTAAAATATATGGAGGAGCTCAAGCTAAACGCCCTTGAGGTAAAAGGGATAGTCGAGGAGTTAAAGAAGATAAGGGCGGATTACCCGTTTATCTCCGGAACTTTTTTTGAGATGGACGATATTTTCGAGGGGATAAGAAACATAAAGCAGTATGACCTTAAAGATTATGATCCGGACACCCACTTCCTCTCCGGCTGCGGCGCTTTAAGGAACCAGTGCGCCATAAGGCCCGACGGCTGGGCGGTCCCCTGCGACCGCCTCCCCGAGATCACGGCCGGAAATATCCTCAACACCCCCCTCGATATCATCTGGAGGGAGTCCGAGACCTTCGTGGAGTTCAGAAGGAGATTCTCGACGCCTGTAACAAGCCTTTCCACCTGCAAGGATTGCCGGTACGCCCCCCTGTGCACGGCCGGGTGCCCCGCCTCGGCGTATTACACTTACGGAACAATGCTCGCCAGGGATCCGTTCTGCTGTTACAAGCTTTACTCCGAGGAGCTTAAAGATGGTGTCGGATGA
- a CDS encoding PqqD family protein produces the protein MGDDKARCPSIKKDIVLREEDDGAFLFDPIQDRLQALNETGVFVFKELNGKNSVDDIVKNVLSQYSDVESGTVKKDVEEFIEQIKTRGFLSE, from the coding sequence ATGGGAGACGATAAAGCGCGCTGCCCCTCGATAAAGAAAGATATTGTTCTCAGGGAGGAGGACGACGGGGCCTTTCTCTTCGATCCGATACAGGACAGACTCCAGGCGCTGAACGAGACCGGCGTCTTCGTCTTCAAGGAGCTGAACGGCAAGAACAGCGTGGATGACATCGTAAAGAATGTGTTGTCCCAATACTCCGACGTCGAGTCGGGGACCGTAAAAAAGGACGTGGAAGAGTTCATCGAGCAGATCAAGACGCGAGGCTTCCTCTCAGAATGA
- a CDS encoding PqqD family protein, which produces MPPILRQAIDIIRNRTAKKPREPKPPPLSGGTIFNRNPHILSVDFKGGESVLFDLERRTSILINETASAVYTATDGELDVDGISRIIGEMYGEEFEPVFKDVKRIYAEFFKKGVVINGRR; this is translated from the coding sequence ACATTATCAGAAACAGAACCGCGAAAAAACCGAGGGAACCGAAACCGCCCCCGCTTAGCGGGGGAACCATTTTTAATAGAAATCCCCATATCCTTTCGGTCGATTTCAAGGGTGGGGAGAGCGTCCTCTTCGATCTGGAGAGACGAACCTCCATTCTGATCAACGAGACCGCCTCGGCGGTCTACACCGCAACGGACGGGGAGCTTGACGTTGATGGGATATCGAGGATCATAGGGGAGATGTACGGCGAGGAGTTCGAGCCTGTTTTCAAGGACGTAAAAAGGATATACGCTGAATTCTTTAAAAAGGGAGTTGTGATAAATGGGAGACGATAA